cctaatttactcgagccgcgctccagccaccttgagccaaaacctagccaacccatctagggaccctactgtgcaagcccagcccgtaaaacAAGCCCTAGCCCGACCAAAACTTGCTTGAAACTCAACCCAATATTCtgctgtgttgtgtgtgtgcttccttgtatgtctaggactcctaacccaaccaggactctcccagccgagccaccaccgagcccacacgtccctaaccttccctagaccacgcctaaaccaagcccagaccaacccaagtcCTTAAACCCATGTACGAAGCGCTGCAAGCCTGCTGCAGGAAAAGGCAAGGCTGCGCGTTCCCTTGCTACCCTGCTGTCCCCACGTTTTGCTCGAGCCAGCCGCGAGCCcaccactccagcccctggccCGACCCCTTCCTATCCTCCTAGGACTCTGAtggaccacctagcccagccccaaaccCCAGCCGCAGCCCccagaacagcagctgatcgtgaGTTGCTTGGGGAGAGTCCCAACTTTCGTggactcttcctaggacctatccacgacccttaggacccaacccccagacctggtcgagccccttGACCCCATGCATCAAAACCACACCCATGAAGACACACAACTCACGGCCCTTCTTGTCTAAACCCAtcctacggttccagctttcctctgctccttgttgcaacgTTTTAGGGTGATTAAGGACTccataaaacatgtaaaaacatccctcaacctatcctaatcatggcagcccctaatcaacataatattcatgtttttggaacaacaattcacaagtttacctcatgtacatgcaatatttcgaaaatattcataaaaacctcatgcttttcattcaaatataatttaaacaataatatgatgtgatgaacgagaaaaggagatgtatggcgtgcctttgcgtaattaacgcacgaaaaacccgTTGACGATCGCGAAGAACGGACGAGAACCGCGGCTTTACTCTCCCTAAGCTTCCACcgaatttttccttaaaaaatatagtgtgtgccgtgtgttttTCTTGCTTGGGAAAGTTTTGGTGTGCTTGAAAGTGTGTGGCCGATTTTGTGAGGGTTTTGGGGTGaggttttacatattaaatacataaaaatccaCTAATTAGGCCTTAGGCCCTTTAACTATgataattaagcccattaagcccattagtgcttaaattaaaatattaaaaataattttgtttaataaaatttgtgaatttattagccgggtcgCCAAAACGTTCgagtttttgttaaaaatcaaacaccgataaaaattacgccccagcgtataaaatcacctcgaaatccattattttcaaaaatatgaaaaaccatcaaccttattttaaataataaaataattatttaataaaaacattttacatttacagccctcggtccccgttcctcgattgtcacttgaacattccttaaaaataccattttaatgcaaccatgtaggaaaatatattttaaacatgcaaatatgcacaacataattaattcatgcaattaaaacatttaattaaaatacagtaaaatttaataattgcttgcatgtggttcgcgtggacctttaaattttcggggcgttacagtctAATTACTAAATTATGATTGCGAATAATATCAAgcaatcacaattttcaaaaggTAGATCTCAATTGTAACCCCTTGTAACCCTCATGTAATTTTTGCCCCACGTTTGAGGAATGCCCAATAATATGATCTCATTCTCTTCATGTGTCGAGTTAGACCCATCAATGTCAAACCTTAGTGGATTGTAGCCATgagatcccccaataatatgacccGAAATCATGGGAGCTCCACGTAGTTCAAATCAAGTATATCAGTGGAGCCACAAACTTTCGTCGTCCAAGCCTCCCCTATAATATGAGCCCTTGGGTAGCGTTCATCAAAaaccaccgttgatggaagacaaggaaatattaaactttcttttaattttccTTTCAATgagcttgatttaaattttgaatcttattcaaatgagggattttaattttaaaaaatttgtctCATAATTAGTTTTAAAAACTCATGTCATatttgtttgtatgtttgctGTATTCATGAGCCGcttgttattatattaataacagCGTACAtactaattatttataatatatcacatgcataataaataataaaatatgatcGATAACTGAAAGATAATTTATCCATATGAGCCATATATAGATTTATGTCCAAAACATATGCAAACGCAatgatgcaaatgcaatattacacaagcttccaatattttacatgttttcgaTCTTCAAGCCTCTTGAGGATCTGGGCCTACATCTTCAAAACTCGatatttcattaaatataatatttacattaaattttcATTGCACATTGAGATAAAAATTTAGGAAATAAGAGtaggccataaaccaagctcacTTTATATAATTGTCAAATAATCATAACATACACTAACAAATTTGTCAATGCTCTCGATCATCATTTTaccatataatatcaaatattatattaaatccataatatcacatattattaACAAATCATGTATCTTGTAAATTATCAATAACAGTCATAACTAATAAGTTAGACAGAAACTTTtatttaacatcaattaattaaatttcttgtatggtgggaaagacgagaaaacaAGGTATAGGATGTGTCTTTGCATTATACGCTCGCAAAACAACTCAACGACGCGAGAGACGACATCGGAGGGACGGGGAAGACCTTGGCTGCATTTTTCCTTGCAAAGAACCGGACAAACCCTTGCTGGATGGGAGGTGATGGTGCGGTGGAAGTGAAGGGAGGTGGCGCTAGGGCTTTGGAGTGAAAAATGATATATCAAATAATAGGATAATGAGCCTAAGTTCAAAGTATTAAAGAGAAAGGAGCTTGGCCCAACATCCTATTAAAATAGgtccattaagcccattaacaagtacgtaaaatattttgtttaatacatatttcaaaaatattacttgaGCCTCAAAAAGTCATCTGTTTTGCTAAAAGTAGACTATAGGTTTAAAATATGGTTCAAggtgtaaaaatatctttaaaaaaTGCTCATTTTCTAAAATTACATaataaatacaaatatattaaatacttaaaaataattatttaataaattttttttcctcaagTGTCATCagtctctgttcctcgttcgagcatcGAATGCTGTTAAAAGCCCTATTTTATGAAGTTAAGTAAACCATGCTATATAATCATAAAAGCCATGTTGTAATCATGTATTTAgtgcatttaaataataatttagacATTTTAACAACACCTTAGATTTGCATCAGGTTACGTCGTTCGAATTTCTAGATCTTACAAGCAATATGTTTGATCTGCATGAAACTACAATTAGTTCAGAGTCAtagctagccgtgagttcacaacttcatgtaattaaaaatattatttattcttatttgggTTTACCCTAATTAGTCTCATTCTTTTCATGAACACCTtcatcaagaatgtcagaactgaAGTCTGATCGGATCATAGTAAGAGCATCTAGTAACATCGTCTCATGATCCCCTATGTAtcattgatagtgcctgcaagaactttaagttatggttagcgtacattaTGATcacttcaactcatatatcttgATCGAATCTTTAAGCATTGGTATAACTAAAGTTGCAAATGAATTCAATAACGATGTGATATATCTTTGATTAATAATAGTGACATGATATGTGCAACTGATAAAACATCTTTCCAAAATCCACATGTCTTACTCTGTCAGATATTCCTTGCACTATTatctcatcagatcacatatgatattttCACTCGTAGACAAACGGTgtatccccgactacaatgtattAACTCTTacatatttcgaaactacatccAACCTCGTTACCCGATGACTGTTAATGAAGCCAATAAACAGATCAAAGTACATGCTAGTATGTAGAATTTTTACGTTGTCCATGTCAaatgactaatgatgtacaatcataatcGCGGACTATTCCATTCgataatgataaccacttgaacaACACGATAGAGAGTTGTTCAGTGctcatcaaatgatcactcatCTGTATGAATGAACATATTCATGCCATTATCAAGAAAACATGACATTTACATCAAAATGCTAGTCTTAAGCTCAAGCGACTTTTATCTTTATTCTAAGGGGAttattcgactaggaacctgtttagaatatacgttACACTTTCTAATGAGTTTCACAATCTTAcgttgtgagacagatctcatAGTACCTATACTATATTCAATGACTTTAtttatgcagcttgcatgatatacggataaaataaatatcataattggataaactgtacaatattaaaaaaaattatttttacataagagtcaataaaaccCAAACCACAAGTTGACTCGTTGGACACTTACTCTAACAATAACATGATGAGAGATCTGTTTAATCGTTAATCGTGGGCATATCTTCTGGCTATGTAGGAGTCCAGAGCAACCAATTGGTTTCCAAATTAGTAGCAAGTAGAATCTGTAATGTGGAGTCGCGATTTCTGTAATGTTTCATTTCTTTGCCTTAGCAAATCTGAGGCAACGATACTTCTCGCCACTTACGgttatttcgagagctccatcTTGATTATCTTGATTTGATGCAGTCCCCATCAATACACTCTTCTCTTTCTCAAGATTCTCTCTCTCAATCTTTAGCCTTGTTTCTTGCCTAGCAATCTCTGCCTGAACCAATACAGGTGAAACTTAATCTAAGAAATCATCAAGGTACAGAAACTGTAATAATGTTCATCtgaatattatttatatgattCTTACGTGGGCGGAAAGTTAAGAGGAAAAGGCATGACTGTGGATCTTGCTGATGCTATGAAAATTTTAAGAACTTCGAATACGCTACTCTGGTACGAGAGGGAGGtcaaaaacttacaaattgtaAGCAAGTGTAGCTCAGATAAGTAACATTGTGTCAGAGAACATTCTTTTGGCACCAACTAAATAAATAAGGTTCTAATAATGTCTTGtttaggagaattaaaaatttagaatgACAGCAGAAgaacatttatatatatatgcaaatgcataaacttaaaaacAGCCAAATGTCCAAGGAGGGCGACTAATGGTCTGTGACTGGAAAATTCAGATGTTCTGTGACATTCAAGTGTCTCCATACAAGTGTTTAGTGAAATTTTCCCATCCATACCAACAGATAACAAATCGAAGGGTCCCATAGAAGCATTCATGTGAAGGATAACTTGTACTCATTTCCATTTTAGGGCGGCTCCCTCAGTCCGCAAATACTCCCCTTAGTCCCATTACAACACATGATAACTCAGACTCTTATCAAAACTTTACCCCCAACTTGGAACAACAAGAAAGTAAAATTTGGACATGACAAGTCTTCATACAGCTACAAAATATAAGCCCGCTGAAGCATCTTATTGCCTCGCAACACACACATTGAGATGTTAAAAGCTCAACTCAGAACAATTCTTGGCTATCTAGGAAATCTATGAGCATGTATTATTCCTAACAGTTCGAGAACTTTCACATGAGCATCAGCATACAACCAAGAAAATGATAGACTAGCAGAAAGCTAAAAACTCAAACAATACGGATATGAAACACACAAATGGTCGCCATTTTTTGTCCCAGTATTACACAAGTGACACCTTTTTTACATATTATATAACATGACAAATTTTGGTTGATACCTTAAAGGTccataaaagaaaaataataaaccAGTAACCTCAACTTGTACTACGGGAAATAGGCTAATACAACAGGATACCAGTAAAATAGAGACTCCAAGCAAGCAAAACACCATGAACTTTGTCATGGAGATAAAATTAAAACTCCACTTCAAAAGCACAATGACTAGGCAGCTACCTCCCGACGCGAAAGTTCAGCTTTCCAGGCAGCTTCACGCTCAGCAACTTCTCGTTCGCGTTCCTCGATGTAACTCTGCATCTCCCTTTCCTTCATAATCCTATCCTGTATATCTGCATCCAAAGCCTCCTTCAGCTCCTGTACAAACTTATCTACGACCACTTTTATCCTCAGAGACATTAACAAACCCTTTCGAAAACGGTCACTCGGTATCTGTTGGCAAGCAATCCACTCGCTCTTCAGCCTTTAAGCTTCAAAGCTGTTTCTTTTATAGATCCTGATAATGTTCCAACAAGTTTACGAATCCTTGGAacatgaaattcaaataaaaacatatagcTCACAGAATACAACAAAAACAGAAACAAATCACACACTTCCTAAAAATTCATCTGGGTAAAAAATCCAGGACCCATATATGTTCTTCCAATCTGAGTGGGAAACGAGCATACATATGAAAAgtttcacaaatttttttatacttAAAAAAAGGTAAATACTGAATCAGGGTAGCGCAAACCTTTGAGGGATTAATcgagaaaaaattaaaaagatttGTGGACACAGAATTTTAAATCTGTGTGGAAATTGTACCGGGAATGGTAACAAATGGCAGTCCACAGAAACTAGACGGCCAAGAAAGGCTCCGTTGCAATAtatacaattaattaaatattctgAAAACGTgttattttgtgaaattataaaatttgtgaagtgataaataatttataaaatgtttattatatttggattattatttttcatttttagaaTTAGGAGATTAATGTTTATGTGACactaaattttcatttatttgaatttttttagacAAAAACTTACGTGAGATTGTCTcgcgggtcgtattttgtgagacatatatcttatttggttcatccatgaaaaaacattactttttatgtaagactattactttttattatgaatatcgatagggttgaccagtcccacagataaagattcgtgaaatcgtCTAACAAGAGACCTGCTCTTTTTTTTATAATCTTTTGCTGCAAAACAGAAAGGGGTATTTTTATGATAGTATCGATTTTTTTAATACCAAATGATAGTATcgaatttctttttttttttttttttgtgtaggtttctattttttattatataaaatataaatataaataaagtaTGCATTTGTCTCTATCTCTATATTTACTATATAGTATGGTACTGTGGTATGACCTTTTTCCAATTTTCATCCTATCTGTTCACTAATTTCGTAAACTAGCTTTAAACCTAAAGCATCGACATGGTCGATAATTCTGTTCCTTTTCTTTAATTAAGTAATCCGCTAGGTGACTCAaattaagaaagaaaaattcGATAACTTTGAAAATCCAAGGTAAAAAGCATTTCAGAACGTGTTGAAGGTTCGATTTTTTTGCGGAACTTTTCgctttttttctttgaaattgcACCGGTATGAGTTGCtttgtgttatattttttttatactgAATGACTCTATGAGATTTTTTTGTCTATTATAGAGTGATTTTATGGAAGTTATCTACATCATGTTAATCATACAGATTTCATGGCCAATATTTCGGGTTATTTTTGTTATGAgaaggtctcttgtgagacggtctcatgaatctttatttgtgagacgggtcaaccctaccaatatttacaataaaaaataatactcttagcataaaaagtaatactttttcatggatgacccaaataagagatctgtctcacaaaatacgacctgtgagactgtcgatctcacacaattttttgcctTTTGTTATTGGGTTTGTGTTTCGTATATTTCAATTCTGAAATTATTTTATAGAAAATCATTCTAATTCTTGATTCTAACGATTTATCCCTAATTTCATGatttaattcttttattttaaagttgttaAATTGTTAAAGATAACTGAAAATTGTTTATAGTAttgaaaatatgcataatactgactgattttgtttttttgtttttgtctggaattttatatgattgaaactTTGATATTCAGCTATTGTATtattaaattgaattttttttggatTAGGTGAAAAATGGAATCTGTAATTTTTTCTTGCAACTTTATGTTTTTGGGTAGTTGCAAGATGCAATTGATTGTGGTTTCCATTTTCAATTGTTGTCGTTTGATAGATATATTTGTGAATCTTAGCAAAAATGTGTTGAGATTACACTAATATATGATTCTACAATAAGTAGCTCCTCAACAAAAGTTGTAAATGCCTTTGAAAGATGGTGGTGATGTCCTTAACACGATTCATCTTCATATGTGTTTGAAGCTGACCATGATCGACTTGAGGGCAGAGCGTAAAAAACGAAGTTTTCGACAACCTAAATTTTGCAAGGTAAAATATATTAGATACATGGTCATATTGTGTTttgataatgttttattttaGATCTAACAAGACTGAAGTTATgcaaatgtttaattttttttagttatatACACTTTTCTTTTGATCATTATATCTTCGTGAAGCTTTATGGAGTTGAAAACATTTTTAGCAGTAGTACAcatgatttttgtatcatttatTTTGAAGTACTAATCTTATTTACATTTAATTCTTTGCATTATGTATATTATGCTTCTTTGTATTTGTTGCAtcttattaatataatatcaaaCTGGTAAGAGTTGACTGAGGAAGAGACATACTCAATGACTGATAATAAGGTTGAACAAGGTCAATTGTCGAATACTCTAGATGTTAGGATTAATTGCACCAATGGCGAATTCCAAATATTCAAGGATGATGCTGATTTTAGAAGATATTTAAAATGTTATGTTGTTGCTACATTACGttcattaatttataaaaataactatagCAAAAACTGGTTACTATCTGTAGTGAAAATAGTTGTGGATGGAGAACATATGCTTCTAAATATAAAGCAGACAGTATATTTGGCATCCGAAATGAAACTTGTAGCATACATGTGGTCAGGACAATTTAAGTAGTAGAGAATATCCTAAAACTGATGATGCAGCTTAGATCGATAATGTGGTAAAAGACAAACAGATAGGAGAGCCATCTTATCATCCTTATACAATTGAGAAAGACTTACAAAGAGATCTAGGTAGAGTTAGATTACCGTAAACTGTGAAAGAGCAACGAGTTAGCGATGCATGATATTCATGACACATATGAGGGATGCTACAATAAACTATGATGGTATTGTAATGTTGTTCgataaataaatcatgtcaGTGTTTCCTTTTGTTATTGGGGTTGTGTTTTGTATATTTCAATTCtgaaattattatataaaaaatcatTCTAATTCTTGATTATAACGATTTATCCCTAATTTCATGatttaattcttttattttaaagttgttaAATTGTTAAAGATAACTGAAAATTGTTTATAGTATTGAAAATATGCATTCTACTGActgattttgtttttttttgtttttgtctgGAATATTATATGATTGAAACTTTGATATTCAGCTATTGTATtaataaattgaatttttttttggattaGGTGAAAAATGGaatctttaattttttcttGCAACTTTATGTTTTTGGGTAGTTGCAAGATGCAATTGATTGTGGTTTCCATTTTCAATTGTTGTCGTTTGATAGATATATTTGTGAATCATTGAAAAAATGTGTTGAGATTACACTAATATATGATTCTACAATAAGTAGCTCCTCAACACAAGTTGTACGTGCCTTTGAAAGATGGTAGTGATGTTCTTAACACGATTCATCTTCATATGTGTTTGAAGTTGACCATGATCGACTTGAGAGCAGAGCGTAAAAAACGAAGTTTTCGACAACCTAAATTTTGCAAGGTAAAATATATTAGATCCATGGTCATATTGTGTTttgataatgttttattttaGATCTAACAAGACTGAAGTTATGcaattgtttaatttttttcagtTATATACACTTTTCTTTTGATCATTATATCTTCGTGAAGCTTTATGGAGTTGAAAACATTTTTAGCAGTAGTACAcatgatttttgtatcatttatTTTGAAGTACTAATCTTATTTACATTTAATTCTTTGCATTATGTATATTATGCTTCTTTGTATTTGTTGCatcttaataatataatatcaaacTGGTAAGAGTTGACGAGGAAGAGACATACTCAATGACTGATAATAAGGTTGAACAAGGTCAATTGTCGAATACTCTAGATGTTAGGATTAATTGCACCAATGGCGAATTCCAAATATTCAAGGATGATGCTGATTTTAGAAGATATTTAAAATGTTATGTTGTTGCTACATTACGttcattaatttataaaaataactatagCAAAAACTGGTTACTATCTGTAGTGAAAATAGTTGTGGATGGAGAACATATGCTTCTAAATATAAAGCAGACAGTATATTTGGCATCCGAAATGAAACTTGTAGCATACATGTGGTCAGGACAATTTAAGTAGTAGAGAATATCCTAAAACTGATGATGCAGCTTAGATCGATAATGTGGTAAAAGACAAA
The Primulina tabacum isolate GXHZ01 chromosome 9, ASM2559414v2, whole genome shotgun sequence DNA segment above includes these coding regions:
- the LOC142555016 gene encoding uncharacterized protein LOC142555016, with protein sequence MSLRIKVVVDKFVQELKEALDADIQDRIMKEREMQSYIEEREREVAEREAAWKAELSRREAEIARQETRLKIERENLEKEKSVLMGTASNQDNQDGALEITVSGEKYRCLRFAKAKK